In Gemmata obscuriglobus, a single genomic region encodes these proteins:
- a CDS encoding sulfatase-like hydrolase/transferase: MRVIVFALNGLPAGWLGAYGNDWVGTPHLDRFAAEGVTFDRHISDRPDPDAARRAWTGKHFSPTESEQTRGPATETPLLVLGERAGESGSSPRTVLVRANHPDTDAPDWFYAGWQEVFDARPKPDDDSPLEELIRSLPALLERLRNVPEFLLWIETDRLLPPWDVQQDVFEAYLEDIEEEPGPKSQTADGDEPESDEAEETDEVEELESDEADESEGAEEAHEPEEPTPALPETEEPEEPVEPFADPPTGPFDRADLDLWDWLHKTFAAVVTKLDAELGAVFEILREEELDRSAAWLITSDFGHPLGEHGQVGLYRPWLHEELVHLPLLLRLPNAEQAGRRVSGFTQPPDLFPTLLELFGLTPPAGTPGHSLLPPARGLSESLRASAITQLELGGAAEIALRTGEWSLIVPTLVPEGDPPREPQLYEKPDDRWEVNDLRVRNIERADELEALLREEIQKAKQQPPGDAG, translated from the coding sequence ATGCGAGTGATCGTTTTCGCGCTCAACGGGCTCCCGGCCGGGTGGCTGGGGGCCTACGGCAACGACTGGGTCGGCACTCCGCACCTGGACCGGTTCGCCGCGGAGGGCGTCACGTTCGACCGGCACATCAGCGATCGCCCCGACCCGGACGCCGCACGCCGGGCGTGGACGGGAAAGCACTTTTCCCCCACCGAAAGCGAGCAAACACGCGGACCGGCGACCGAAACCCCTCTTCTCGTTCTCGGTGAAAGAGCCGGGGAGAGCGGTTCGTCCCCGCGAACCGTTCTCGTGCGCGCGAACCACCCCGACACCGATGCCCCCGACTGGTTCTACGCCGGCTGGCAGGAAGTGTTCGACGCCCGCCCCAAGCCGGACGACGATTCCCCGCTCGAAGAACTGATCCGTTCGCTGCCGGCACTCCTGGAGCGCCTGCGCAACGTTCCCGAGTTCTTGCTCTGGATCGAAACGGACCGCCTGCTCCCCCCGTGGGACGTTCAGCAGGACGTGTTCGAGGCGTACCTGGAGGACATCGAAGAGGAACCCGGACCGAAGTCTCAAACGGCTGATGGCGACGAGCCCGAATCGGACGAGGCGGAAGAGACGGACGAAGTCGAGGAACTCGAATCCGACGAGGCGGACGAGTCTGAAGGGGCTGAAGAGGCCCACGAACCCGAGGAGCCAACCCCGGCCCTTCCGGAGACGGAGGAACCCGAAGAGCCCGTCGAGCCGTTCGCCGACCCGCCGACCGGGCCGTTCGATCGCGCCGACCTCGACCTCTGGGACTGGCTGCACAAGACCTTCGCCGCGGTGGTCACGAAACTCGACGCGGAACTCGGGGCCGTGTTCGAGATCCTGCGCGAGGAGGAGCTGGATCGGTCCGCGGCGTGGCTCATCACGTCCGATTTCGGGCACCCGCTCGGCGAACACGGTCAGGTCGGGTTGTACCGCCCCTGGCTGCACGAGGAACTGGTTCACCTGCCGCTGTTGCTCCGCCTGCCGAACGCCGAACAGGCCGGACGGCGCGTGAGCGGGTTCACGCAGCCGCCGGACCTGTTCCCGACGCTGCTCGAACTTTTCGGTCTCACACCGCCGGCCGGTACACCCGGTCACAGCTTGCTACCGCCGGCGCGAGGGCTGTCGGAGTCGCTGCGCGCGTCCGCAATCACACAGCTCGAACTGGGAGGGGCGGCCGAAATCGCCCTTCGCACGGGTGAATGGTCGCTGATCGTGCCGACGCTCGTGCCGGAGGGCGACCCGCCACGCGAGCCGCAACTGTACGAGAAGCCCGACGACCGTTGGGAGGTGAACGACCTCCGGGTGCGCAACATCGAGCGCGCCGACGAACTTGAAGCGCTGCTGCGGGAGGAGATACAGAAGGCGAAGCAACAACCCCCCGGCGACGCGGGTTGA
- a CDS encoding PSD1 and planctomycete cytochrome C domain-containing protein — protein sequence MRTAALVAVALLAPVARAAEPVDNEFFEKKVRPILVAHCTSCHDAKKQKGGLRLDAKAEFAKGGDNGAAVKPGDPAKSLLIEAVAYGGDIKMPPKGKLSDADIATLTAWVKGGAPWPADGGSAQGATEKFDPHARAKAQWSFRPIQRPPVPTVQGSKAEVRNDIDRFLLARLQKDGLSFAPPAEKRALLRRVTFDLTGLPPTPEEVDAFLKDDGPGAFEKVVDRLLASPQYGVRWARHWLDLVRYAETQGHEFDFDIPDAWRYRDYVVRALNADVPYDTFLTEHIAGDLLLPRFSKEGLNDALIATGFWWLGEAKHSPVDSRAEYADRVDNQIDVFGKTVLGLTIGCARCHDHKFDPISTKDYYALFGVLSSSRYNRTDVSDPAPTVKLLDELKAVRAKLARDNTPPDGPNPPRATGWREKSPAFEEFGAGWRDRWFADGLAFRPEGGDGFPHSGRETQKLTGALRSPTFTIDKPFLAIRVAGRSARARVILNGLQLIQNPIYGGLAHGIGHGEELHWMTFDLGMWKGQPAYLELLDDGPGFVAISEARFADTPPPVEGGAKVYLPIVPGDGGDEAKRLAARANEIEAQLPAPRRAPTMRDGNGLNERVFIRGSHKSPGAEAPRGPLEAFALPAFKSAGSGRLELARTLTDPSNPLVTRVLVNRLWKHHFGEGLVRSPDDFGAQGQPPTHPELLDWLATELVAQKWSLKAVHKLMLLSAAYQQSSRAVPEQSAKALTADPQNKLLHRQNVKRLEAEAIRDGILAVSGRLDLRTDGPGVLPHLTEHQVGRGRPGSGPLDGDGRRSLYLQVRRNFLNPMFTAFDYPTPFTAIGRRTVSNVPAQALVMLNNPFVLQQTELWAKRVLAQPNAKPEDRVRAMYAAAFSREPSNDELGAATAFVAGQSNEYGQPNHPKAWADLAHVLFNAKEFVFVE from the coding sequence ATGCGAACCGCCGCGCTCGTCGCAGTCGCACTTCTGGCCCCGGTCGCTCGCGCCGCCGAACCGGTCGATAACGAGTTCTTCGAGAAGAAGGTGCGGCCGATCCTGGTCGCGCACTGCACCAGTTGCCACGACGCCAAGAAGCAGAAGGGCGGGTTGCGGCTCGACGCCAAGGCCGAGTTCGCCAAGGGCGGCGACAACGGCGCCGCGGTGAAGCCCGGTGACCCCGCGAAAAGCCTGCTCATTGAGGCGGTCGCTTACGGCGGCGACATCAAGATGCCGCCGAAGGGGAAGCTCTCCGACGCCGACATCGCGACCCTCACGGCGTGGGTGAAGGGCGGCGCGCCATGGCCCGCCGACGGCGGAAGCGCACAGGGAGCGACCGAAAAGTTCGACCCGCACGCCCGCGCCAAAGCTCAGTGGTCCTTCCGTCCGATCCAGCGGCCCCCGGTGCCGACCGTCCAGGGCTCGAAGGCCGAGGTTCGCAACGACATCGACCGGTTCCTGCTCGCGCGGCTCCAAAAGGACGGCCTCTCGTTCGCCCCGCCCGCCGAGAAGCGCGCCCTGCTGCGGCGCGTCACCTTCGACCTGACCGGCCTCCCTCCCACCCCCGAAGAAGTCGACGCGTTCCTGAAGGACGACGGCCCCGGCGCGTTCGAGAAGGTGGTGGACCGGCTGCTCGCGTCGCCGCAATACGGGGTGCGGTGGGCACGCCACTGGCTGGACCTCGTGCGGTACGCCGAGACCCAGGGCCACGAGTTCGACTTCGACATCCCCGACGCGTGGCGGTACCGCGACTACGTGGTCCGGGCGCTCAACGCCGACGTGCCTTACGACACCTTCCTGACGGAACACATCGCAGGAGACCTGCTCCTGCCGCGGTTCTCGAAGGAGGGGCTGAATGACGCGCTCATTGCGACCGGGTTCTGGTGGCTCGGGGAGGCGAAGCACTCGCCGGTCGACTCGCGGGCCGAGTACGCCGACCGCGTCGATAACCAGATCGACGTGTTCGGCAAAACGGTGCTGGGGCTGACCATCGGGTGCGCCCGGTGCCACGACCACAAGTTCGACCCGATCAGCACGAAAGACTATTACGCACTCTTCGGGGTGCTGAGCAGTTCGCGGTACAACCGGACCGACGTGAGCGACCCGGCCCCGACGGTGAAGCTGCTCGACGAACTGAAAGCGGTCCGCGCGAAGCTCGCCCGCGACAACACGCCCCCCGACGGCCCGAACCCGCCGCGGGCGACCGGCTGGCGTGAGAAGAGCCCCGCTTTCGAGGAGTTCGGGGCCGGGTGGCGGGACCGGTGGTTCGCGGACGGGCTCGCGTTCCGCCCGGAGGGCGGCGACGGATTCCCGCACAGCGGTCGCGAGACGCAAAAGCTGACGGGGGCGCTGCGGTCGCCCACGTTCACCATCGACAAGCCGTTCCTCGCGATCCGGGTCGCGGGGCGGAGCGCGCGGGCGCGGGTCATTCTGAACGGCTTGCAGCTCATTCAGAACCCGATTTACGGCGGGCTGGCGCACGGCATCGGTCACGGCGAAGAGCTTCACTGGATGACGTTCGACCTCGGCATGTGGAAGGGGCAACCGGCGTACCTGGAACTGCTCGACGACGGCCCCGGCTTCGTCGCCATTTCGGAAGCCCGCTTCGCCGACACCCCGCCGCCCGTGGAGGGGGGGGCAAAGGTGTATCTGCCCATCGTGCCCGGCGATGGCGGTGACGAAGCGAAGAGGCTCGCGGCCCGCGCGAACGAGATCGAGGCGCAACTGCCCGCCCCCAGACGCGCCCCGACGATGCGCGACGGGAACGGCCTGAACGAGCGCGTGTTCATCCGCGGGAGCCACAAAAGCCCCGGAGCCGAGGCGCCCCGCGGCCCGCTCGAAGCGTTTGCTCTGCCGGCCTTCAAGAGCGCCGGCAGCGGGCGGCTCGAACTGGCCCGCACCCTCACGGACCCGTCGAACCCCCTGGTCACGCGGGTGCTCGTGAACCGGCTGTGGAAGCACCACTTCGGCGAGGGGCTCGTGCGCAGCCCCGACGACTTCGGCGCGCAGGGCCAGCCGCCGACGCACCCCGAACTGCTCGACTGGCTCGCGACCGAACTGGTCGCGCAAAAGTGGAGCCTGAAGGCCGTGCACAAGCTCATGCTGCTCTCCGCGGCGTACCAACAGTCGAGCCGGGCCGTTCCCGAACAGAGCGCGAAGGCCCTCACGGCCGACCCGCAAAACAAGCTGCTGCACCGGCAGAACGTGAAGCGCCTGGAGGCCGAGGCGATCCGCGACGGCATCCTCGCGGTGAGCGGGCGACTGGACCTCCGCACGGACGGCCCGGGCGTGCTGCCGCACCTCACAGAGCACCAAGTGGGGCGCGGGCGGCCGGGGTCCGGGCCGCTCGACGGCGACGGCCGCCGCAGCCTCTACCTCCAGGTGCGCCGGAACTTCCTCAACCCCATGTTCACCGCGTTCGACTACCCCACGCCGTTCACCGCGATCGGCCGGCGCACGGTGTCCAACGTCCCGGCGCAGGCGCTCGTGATGCTGAACAACCCGTTCGTGCTCCAGCAAACGGAGCTGTGGGCCAAACGGGTGCTCGCGCAGCCGAACGCAAAACCCGAGGACCGGGTGCGGGCCATGTACGCCGCCGCGTTCAGCCGCGAGCCGTCGAACGACGAACTCGGCGCCGCGACCGCGTTCGTGGCGGGGCAGTCCAACGAGTACGGGCAGCCGAACCAC
- a CDS encoding C45 family autoproteolytic acyltransferase/hydolase has translation MKMFAPVLVVLALGSSGWADEPKTFPAATHKGGELRYVDKVPVLVLKGKPTEMGEQFGKLAIANAPDLTKLHEQFLADSGQTATYRFIEAMSRRLKPNFPPHVATELEAAAKASGRPEGLLLFANTIADLTSGLGCSTIIVEKERSTTGAPLFARNFDWIPTKGITEHTLVAVYKGEGKRAFAAITVTPIAGVISGMNDAGLCVTINEIHLRRSKDNAKFNWSGTPLLLNFRRVLEECSTVAEAEKLLRGSKRTSSCCLTICDKNGGAVFELTPDNLEVRKNENGVCCCTNHFRTDKLSVTTKCDRYDKLSLLQQKDAPKLGVKDAFEQLQKVDQGKGTLQSMVFEPSERVIHLAYGPGSASKLPPVKLDLGKLFDEK, from the coding sequence ATGAAAATGTTCGCACCGGTGTTGGTGGTGCTCGCGCTGGGCTCGTCGGGCTGGGCCGACGAACCCAAGACGTTCCCGGCCGCGACGCACAAGGGGGGCGAACTCCGGTACGTTGACAAAGTGCCGGTACTGGTTCTGAAGGGCAAACCTACCGAGATGGGCGAGCAGTTCGGCAAGCTCGCGATCGCCAACGCACCGGACCTCACCAAGCTCCACGAGCAGTTCCTCGCCGACTCCGGCCAGACGGCCACGTACCGGTTCATTGAGGCCATGTCGCGGCGGCTCAAGCCGAACTTCCCTCCGCACGTTGCGACGGAGCTTGAGGCCGCGGCGAAAGCCTCCGGGCGCCCGGAAGGGTTGCTCCTGTTCGCCAACACGATCGCGGACCTCACCAGCGGCCTCGGGTGCTCGACGATCATTGTGGAGAAGGAGCGGAGCACAACCGGCGCGCCGCTGTTCGCCCGGAACTTCGACTGGATTCCCACGAAGGGCATCACCGAGCACACGCTGGTGGCGGTCTACAAGGGCGAGGGCAAGCGGGCGTTCGCGGCGATCACGGTGACGCCGATCGCGGGCGTCATCAGCGGGATGAACGACGCCGGGCTGTGCGTCACCATCAACGAGATCCACCTGCGCCGCAGCAAGGACAACGCGAAGTTCAACTGGAGCGGCACCCCGCTGCTGCTCAACTTCCGCCGCGTGCTGGAAGAGTGCTCGACTGTCGCGGAAGCCGAAAAGCTGCTCCGCGGCTCGAAGCGAACCAGCTCCTGCTGCCTGACGATTTGCGACAAGAACGGCGGCGCGGTGTTCGAGTTGACCCCGGACAACCTCGAAGTGCGCAAGAACGAGAACGGGGTGTGCTGCTGCACGAACCACTTCCGCACCGACAAGCTCAGCGTGACGACCAAATGCGACCGTTACGACAAGCTCTCTCTGCTCCAACAAAAGGACGCGCCAAAACTCGGCGTGAAGGACGCATTCGAGCAGCTCCAAAAGGTGGACCAGGGTAAAGGCACGCTCCAGAGCATGGTGTTCGAGCCGTCGGAGCGTGTGATACACCTGGCCTACGGCCCCGGGTCGGCGAGTAAGCTTCCGCCGGTCAAGCTGGATCTGGGCAAGCTGTTCGATGAAAAGTAA
- a CDS encoding DUF4129 domain-containing protein yields MASEREAPSAVDYVVIALSPALVMLMVGSLVFFLVEVLYAGQYSGRLLYTMFFFVFGAVLVARISIQYDAARASLYGAGLAIATYLALLAYVEYPAGWLRAWGWLVNLGLLVLIWWSAHKLTRDCTHLDEKDSSSGRGLLSAAGLDADEPAPAADGAHGPPEPAKPVRARKKKGKKKKAHGSKLWDWIERYKAHRETERKKGHTPGVWVLYFALAALPLFALGQSLVGPDDAARRRATFLQMTVYIGSALGLLVTTSLLGVRRYLRQRKATVPVPMTVSWLVFGGVLIAAFLVLGAFLPRPHSEVPWFGIERAGKAQRNASRNAQLGDASGEGDGRGGNKTKAGNGSASGKGGQPGGGTKGEKGSGGKGSDGKGGSGKKGDQSGGDQKGNGKGQGGENEGRKDDENDQPGGDPDREGEDAKSDGGRKSGSPSDSRMGETLAKIAGVVKWIVFAVVAILIVFGLFFGVLKYLAPFTEWARRWLEGIRSWWQSLFGARARREGGAAVGEAKPLGPQRPPPFSAYSNPFADGTSEERDAAELIAYTFEAFDAWAWDHGAGRDPAETPLEFARRVGEAFPDHAEAFAKLSNLYTRTAYSELPIPENALAVLEDVWERLVHGAGVEV; encoded by the coding sequence ATGGCGTCCGAACGCGAGGCACCGTCGGCGGTCGATTACGTGGTGATCGCGCTGAGCCCGGCGCTGGTCATGCTCATGGTCGGCAGCCTGGTGTTCTTCCTCGTGGAAGTGCTGTACGCCGGGCAGTACTCGGGCCGGCTGCTGTACACGATGTTCTTCTTCGTGTTCGGCGCGGTCCTCGTCGCCCGCATCTCCATCCAGTACGACGCCGCCCGCGCGTCGCTGTACGGTGCCGGGCTCGCGATCGCGACGTATCTGGCGCTCTTGGCCTACGTCGAGTACCCCGCGGGGTGGCTGCGGGCGTGGGGCTGGCTCGTGAACCTCGGGCTGCTCGTGCTGATCTGGTGGAGCGCGCACAAGCTCACCCGGGACTGCACCCACCTGGACGAGAAGGACAGTTCGAGCGGGCGCGGGCTGCTCTCGGCCGCTGGGCTGGACGCCGACGAACCCGCGCCGGCGGCGGACGGGGCGCACGGGCCTCCCGAACCGGCCAAGCCCGTTCGCGCCCGCAAAAAGAAGGGCAAAAAGAAAAAGGCACACGGCTCGAAGCTGTGGGACTGGATCGAGCGGTACAAGGCGCACCGCGAAACCGAGCGCAAGAAGGGGCACACACCCGGCGTGTGGGTGCTGTACTTCGCCCTGGCCGCGCTGCCGCTGTTCGCCCTGGGGCAGTCGCTCGTCGGCCCCGACGACGCGGCCCGGCGCCGGGCCACGTTCCTTCAAATGACGGTCTACATCGGGAGCGCGCTCGGGCTGCTCGTCACGACCAGCCTGCTCGGGGTGCGGCGTTACCTGCGCCAGCGCAAGGCCACGGTGCCGGTCCCGATGACCGTGAGCTGGCTCGTGTTCGGCGGCGTCCTGATCGCGGCGTTCCTCGTGCTCGGCGCGTTCCTCCCGCGCCCGCACTCGGAGGTGCCGTGGTTCGGGATCGAGCGTGCCGGCAAGGCGCAGCGGAACGCGTCCCGGAACGCGCAACTCGGCGATGCGTCCGGCGAAGGCGACGGACGCGGCGGCAACAAGACCAAGGCCGGAAACGGCTCCGCGAGCGGGAAGGGCGGACAGCCCGGGGGCGGAACAAAAGGTGAAAAGGGGAGCGGCGGAAAGGGCTCGGACGGCAAAGGCGGGAGCGGGAAGAAAGGTGATCAGTCCGGCGGGGACCAGAAGGGCAACGGTAAAGGACAGGGGGGCGAGAACGAGGGCCGTAAGGACGACGAGAACGACCAGCCGGGCGGTGACCCCGACCGCGAAGGCGAGGACGCGAAAAGCGACGGCGGGCGCAAGAGCGGCTCGCCGTCCGATTCGCGGATGGGCGAGACGTTGGCGAAGATTGCGGGCGTGGTGAAGTGGATCGTGTTTGCGGTCGTCGCCATTCTGATCGTGTTCGGACTGTTTTTCGGGGTGCTGAAGTACCTCGCTCCGTTCACGGAATGGGCTCGGCGCTGGCTAGAAGGAATCCGCTCGTGGTGGCAAAGTTTGTTCGGGGCACGCGCCCGCCGCGAGGGCGGGGCCGCGGTCGGCGAAGCGAAACCGCTCGGACCGCAGCGCCCGCCGCCGTTCAGTGCGTACTCGAACCCGTTCGCCGACGGCACGTCCGAGGAACGCGACGCCGCCGAACTGATCGCGTACACGTTCGAAGCGTTCGACGCCTGGGCCTGGGATCACGGCGCCGGCCGCGACCCGGCGGAAACGCCGCTGGAGTTCGCCCGGCGTGTCGGAGAAGCCTTTCCCGATCACGCGGAGGCGTTTGCCAAGCTGTCGAACCTGTACACGCGCACGGCCTACTCGGAGCTTCCCATTCCCGAGAACGCACTGGCGGTACTGGAAGACGTGTGGGAACGTCTGGTACACGGGGCCGGAGTGGAAGTTTGA
- a CDS encoding ABC transporter permease, producing MLGPIFSREVVTVPRRSGHYPQRAALVGLLCILGVTTWQATIGFARDATLGETANFGLLLFQIVAFVQLFLTLFFATLSAAGAVSQEKDRRTFVLLLLTDLRDYEIVLGKLLGALLPILILLFVSVPVLALLLLLGGIDPEQVLQAVLVLFASAIAAGSLGGLVALWRDKTYQALALSVLFLVLYVCVSQGVGTVGPMLVADWDWPTIQAWIDPFVAMLSVLEPPTTGAGLAPAYGFVLVTLAFCAALNGIGIWGLRKWNPSGEPIMQRESSSAAEDPESNEAVEAEKRARAHAAPGDARQVWANPVLWREIRTLAYGRRPLLVKFAFGIVLALILYFAVNELNRPGGRPAFAAAYGLVPVAVLSLLLVAAQAVTSITSERDGAALDVLLVTDVSPKEFVFGKLLGVLYNTKEYIVPPLLLAGFYAVRGALARTPAGTPPGDVLAANFGPLVAVAGALIVLFGFATALGLHVSLRITQSRLAIGHTLGTVFFLSTGTLISIYLIVINGGSFGNQWFSFLAFLVLGIGGLLYVLSADRPSPALTLASVVCPLAMFYCVVNVLIGGRPGAEESADPLVPFLALGAAFGFAVYAMLFPLVTEFDVALGRTAQPNES from the coding sequence GTGCTGGGTCCGATCTTTTCGCGCGAAGTGGTCACGGTGCCGCGGCGGTCCGGGCACTACCCCCAGCGGGCGGCCCTGGTCGGGCTGCTGTGCATCCTGGGCGTCACCACCTGGCAGGCCACCATCGGGTTCGCCCGCGACGCCACGCTCGGCGAGACGGCGAACTTCGGGCTGCTCCTGTTCCAGATCGTTGCGTTCGTCCAACTGTTCCTCACGCTGTTCTTCGCCACCCTGTCGGCCGCCGGCGCGGTCTCGCAGGAGAAGGACCGCCGGACGTTCGTGCTCCTGCTCCTCACGGACCTGCGGGACTACGAAATCGTGCTCGGGAAGTTGCTCGGCGCGCTGCTGCCCATTCTGATTCTGCTCTTTGTGAGCGTGCCGGTCCTCGCGCTCTTGCTGCTGCTCGGCGGGATCGATCCCGAGCAGGTGCTCCAGGCGGTGCTGGTGCTGTTCGCGTCGGCGATCGCGGCCGGGTCGCTCGGCGGGCTGGTGGCGCTGTGGCGCGACAAAACGTACCAGGCGCTCGCGCTGTCGGTCCTCTTCCTGGTTCTGTACGTGTGCGTTTCGCAGGGCGTCGGCACGGTCGGCCCGATGCTCGTTGCGGACTGGGACTGGCCGACGATACAAGCCTGGATCGACCCGTTCGTCGCGATGCTCAGCGTCCTCGAACCGCCGACGACCGGCGCGGGGCTCGCGCCCGCCTACGGGTTCGTGCTGGTGACGCTCGCGTTCTGTGCCGCCCTCAACGGCATCGGCATCTGGGGGCTGCGGAAGTGGAACCCGAGCGGCGAGCCGATCATGCAGCGCGAAAGCTCGAGCGCCGCGGAAGACCCGGAGTCGAACGAGGCCGTTGAGGCCGAGAAGCGCGCCCGGGCGCACGCCGCGCCCGGCGACGCGCGCCAGGTGTGGGCCAACCCGGTCCTGTGGCGCGAGATCCGCACCCTGGCTTACGGGCGCCGGCCGCTGCTGGTGAAGTTCGCGTTCGGGATCGTGCTGGCGCTGATCCTGTACTTCGCGGTGAACGAGCTGAACCGGCCCGGCGGGCGGCCCGCGTTCGCCGCCGCCTACGGGCTGGTGCCGGTGGCCGTGCTGAGCTTGCTCCTCGTCGCGGCGCAGGCGGTGACCTCCATCACCTCCGAGCGCGACGGCGCCGCGCTCGACGTGCTCCTCGTGACCGACGTGTCCCCCAAGGAGTTCGTGTTCGGGAAGCTGCTGGGGGTGCTGTACAACACCAAAGAGTACATCGTCCCGCCGCTGCTCCTCGCGGGCTTCTACGCGGTCCGCGGCGCGCTGGCGCGAACGCCGGCCGGGACACCGCCCGGCGACGTGCTGGCGGCCAACTTCGGCCCGCTGGTGGCGGTGGCGGGCGCGCTGATCGTGCTGTTCGGGTTCGCGACCGCCCTCGGGCTGCACGTCTCGCTGCGCATCACCCAAAGCCGGCTCGCGATCGGGCACACGCTCGGAACGGTGTTCTTCCTGTCCACCGGAACGCTGATCAGCATTTACCTGATCGTTATCAACGGCGGCAGCTTCGGGAACCAGTGGTTCAGCTTCCTCGCCTTCCTGGTGCTGGGCATCGGGGGGCTGCTGTACGTGCTCAGCGCCGACCGCCCGTCCCCGGCGCTGACGCTCGCGAGCGTCGTGTGCCCGCTGGCGATGTTCTACTGCGTGGTCAACGTGCTCATCGGCGGCCGCCCCGGTGCGGAAGAATCGGCGGACCCGCTGGTGCCGTTCCTGGCGCTGGGAGCCGCGTTCGGGTTCGCCGTGTACGCGATGCTGTTCCCCCTGGTCACCGAGTTCGACGTGGCGCTGGGCCGCACCGCCCAGCCCAACGAGAGCTGA